The DNA region AGTCAGATGAAAAAATTGCGACCAATATTTTGGCAGCAAGATTATTGCAGATGGAAGAAAATGGTTTGATTTCTAAGTCCGAACATCCAGATAGCAAAGCAAAAGTGTTATACAAACTCACACAAAAAGGTATTGATTTGCTCCCGATCTTGGTAGAGATTCAATTATGGGCGGATAAATATGTGGATTTGACTCCGGAGCGTCGAGCGATTATTGAATCTGTAAAAAAAGATAAAAATCAATTTATCGCTAAGCAAATGGACGCATTAGTCAATACTTTTTAAATATGGCATCCAAGAAAAAAGGACAATTAACAGCCTCCAAAGAATGGGCGAAACACTTACGCAAATTTTCCAAAAGACAATATTGGAAAGGCGAGCGCAAAGCTGGTAAAAAGAATATACGACTGGAGATGTATGTAAAAAGAGGAAAAAATTAGCTTCATCTTTCTTATCTCTTAGATAAATCGCAGAAATTTTAATTTAATCTGAAATTATATTAATTCGCGGAGGATTTGTCTAAAATTAGATAAATTTGTCCTTCTTAAACAGACAGGATTATGGCAAGTATAGAATTGAATTTGGTAAACGGTCAGTACGGATTTGAGGCAAAAGATCAAAGTGGTCACATAACAAAAATGGATACCAAACCAGAAATGGGCGGCCAAGATTTTGGAACAAGACCTATGGAATTGTTGTTAGAG from Rhizosphaericola mali includes:
- a CDS encoding winged helix-turn-helix transcriptional regulator translates to MVKKRSDCPISCSLDIFGDKWSLLIIRDLMLKGSCTYGDFQKSDEKIATNILAARLLQMEENGLISKSEHPDSKAKVLYKLTQKGIDLLPILVEIQLWADKYVDLTPERRAIIESVKKDKNQFIAKQMDALVNTF